The Trichomycterus rosablanca isolate fTriRos1 chromosome 13, fTriRos1.hap1, whole genome shotgun sequence sequence AAGACCTCATGTCAGCACACTGCACCCAGTCTATTTTAAAAGGGCTTTGTAATTTCTACGATACAACAACACAGATTGTCCATATGTCTTAGCAATTATAGTGCTTATCTTTAACCTTGTTCAATTGTATACATTGCAAACACTGTTATACGCTTTGGTAAGTACTAGGTTGACATTGTTTCAGTTGTTTCCAAACTTTCCCTGTAAacacaccgacaaggcataacattatgaccactgacaggcgaagtgaataacactgattatctcttcatcacggcatttgttagtgggtgggatatattaggcagcaagtgaacattttatcctcaaagttgatgttagaagcaggacaaatgggcgtgaggatttaagcgagtttgataagtgccaaattgtgatggctagacgactgagtcagagcatctccggggtgttcccggtctgcagtggtcagtatctatcaataagtgtccaaggaaggaacagtggtaaaccggcgactgGGTCATgggtgatcgaacccagaaccttcttgctgtaaggtgacagtgctacccacttagccaccatgccaccccctgTGGAATCATTTAAAATTGTGAAATTAACATTCTATAAatcttttactcttattttgccttgTGTGGTACAAGACAAAACTAACTGCTTTTGAATCCTCGTGTCATTTCAGTGACTTATTTCTCAGCATTGGAGCTCAAACCTTCCACTTAAGTAATATGCCAGCATGGTTACGACAATGAACAGCTGCCTGGTAGTTAATCAGAATGACACAACTCAACCCATCATCGCACCCAGCATGAAGTTCCTTCTTGTGCCCTACATTGCAGTCGAAGTAATAATATCCATTCTGTCTATGTCTGGGAATCTGCTGGTTTGTGTCGCTGTGGGATGCAACAAAAAGCTCCAAACCGTCACCAATTACTTCCTGGTCTCTCTGGCAGTGGCTGATTTGTTTGTCGGCGCTTTAGCCATCCCTTTTGCCATAATAACAGACCTGGGTTTACCTCACCACAACCTTTACCTGTGCATTGCTATTGTATACATGCTGATTATGTTTACCCAGAGTTCAATATTCAGTCTGTTAGCGGTGGCTGTTGAGCGTTACGTGGCGATACTTTTGCCCTTCCACTACCACATTCTGCTAAAGCCCAGGAACGGTAAGCTTGTCATACTGCTAATCTGGGTTCTGTCTTGTGTTTTAagctcagtgccactgcagGGCTGGCAAATCTGGTGGGGCAGAACCGATCAGATTGGTTACTGCTTCTTTTTCTGCGTGGTGGACATTTCCTATTTGGTCTACTTCAGTTTCTTTGCTTGCATGGTCATTCCCCTGTTGGCCATGTTTATCATTTACATCCACATTTTCATAACAGTGAGGGGTCACGTAAGGCGCATCACAGCCGTGAGCGCCGCTCTAGAGGTGCAGACGGGGCAGGATGCAGGCATGAGGAAGGAAGCTAAGAAAGCCTCATCGATTTTTCTGCTGGTCTTTGTTTTTGCGTTCTGCTGGATGCCGATACATGTAATTAATTGTGTGCAGTTGTTCTGTCCTCATTACACAGTGCCAGTATCGCTGATCTTATCTGCCATAATTCTTTCACATATGAATTCAGCCATTAACCCTTTGCTCTATGCATACAGGATGAAATCATTTCGGCTTGCGTTTAAAACGATCTTTCTTTGCTGTAGAGTGAGTCCTCCACTCTCTGACACCACTGACACTAAAGGtacctaatgccaagttcacactacatgactctccaagtcgtcaggtcgctgtatagttcacactacacaactgcatctcttgtaatcgggatgctcttaagtcggtgtgtatttcacactacacgactgattggtgatagggggtttcacactacaccatctaccatctggaatcacaggcgagcttctctggtcgaaaatcagggcaaaaatcgtgtagtgtgaactaggcgtaAGTGTAATAGCATGTGACTAAACAGCATGTGACTACTGTGACAAGTGCATAGTCTGTTCAAAAGCCACAATATGACTTGCCAAATTATTGCTTATGCTGATGGTTCAATGAGATAAATCAAACCCAGTATAGCATTTCCCCCCAAACATTTTAAGTATTAATCCCAACATATTAGTTTAATGAAACAATCTCCATATGCATACAATTATTGTGAGTGGACAATTTAAGAAAGCAGGTTTTATAACCCTTaaaacttaatataaataaaaataattttaattatgcttttattaaaaaagatgACATGCGTTTGAAATGCAGTAATGTAGGTGTTaatgtttgtgcagtatttaaCATAGGTTTAAACTAAATAACcaatcactttcttaaccgcttatccagtcagggtcacGGGGATGCTGGagcgtatcccagcttttcaatgggcgcaaggcacacagtaacaccctggacggggcaccagtccatcgcagggcagacacatacacacacatacacacccattcacctatagggcaccTATTGgtgtctccaaataacctgactgcatgtttttggactgtgggaggaaaccggagctcccagaggaaacatgcaaactccacacagaaaggacccggaccgcctggggatggaacccaggaccttcttgctgtgatgagACAGATAACCAATCATACCACCCAAATTATATAGTGGTACAACCTCAATCTATGTGTCATcactacattatttattaataatgtgatCACTGGGGTCATTTCTATAATGCAATTCTCTGCTCAGTCTTTTGTTTACAATATACCAACACTGGTAAacattagattttttaaattctatttaagCTGCCTGtttttaattcattgttaaccAACCACTTCACACTGATCAGGGTGTAAGGCAGAAAAATACAAGGCACTGcaaacaacagacacacttaGTTTAGTCTATATTTAGTGTCTTATTTTAaacacatatatatgtatatttcatTAGCAATGGCTCTGTACATAGTAcaaaaattatttgtaattatttataatgaaagcatgattgtgtttacattatatttgcCTGTTAAAATTAAATTGATTGTCAAAACAGTCATTTACACATCATTGTGATCTTAAGTAATTAATATTACAGAAATATTAACAGTATTTATACACTGATTTGATACTATTAAACCTATTAAATATTGCAATGTCTTACCAAAGTCAATTCAGACATTAATTATTCagtaaaaatgccacaaatgacATATTGTGCACTtgtttaaaagcatttaaacaaTAATGTGCCAAGTTTTGTGAATAAAGATTAAAGCAGTAAGTGCTATTAAATGCTAAATTGTTAGAGTATGTCCTATAAGTCGGGCCCTTTGTGTTTTAAACCCTCACATCCCACGGTGTGTAAGTTCCCAGCTCTGGTGGAGGACACtgcaacaaaacaaacatataccAGGCATTTACTATGGGTATGTCCAACAAAACATAAACTGCATGGAGAAGAAAATCAAATGTCATTATTTAATGTTGATTAGAAACACTAATCAACTAAGAACAACACGTCCTTTTGATTTGAATGAGGTTATTACACTCCGTCGATAAAGCAACTGTTTCCTGAAACattaaacatacacacttcCCTTTTTTCCCTCTAACATCTTTCTGTGGAATCACCAGGAACATCAATGCAGGTGTAATGTCGTTACCGTTTTGATTTAAGAGAAAAGGAGATGTGGAGCGTTTTAAACTGGTTATATGTTATAGCGACACCCAGTGTTCAGAGTAGGAATGTTTTTTTTAGACCTTAAGACCCTTGTCTGGTGTATATACAAAATAACACGTTGTTAATGATTATATTACACATGTGGTGTTCGGGTCCCGCAGGTATAAAAGTCTGTCCCTTTACTCTGTCCTACTACAACATGtcctgctgtgagtgtgtgtctgtgagagagagagagagagagacagagagacagacagacagagtgccagacagagagagaggcagacagacagaaagaaacagacagagacacacacacacagagagagagagagagagagagagagagagacagacagacagacagacagacagagagaaacaggcagagagacagagatagataaataaaaacagacagacaggcagagacagagagagagacagacatacagagagacatactgatacagacagacagacacagcatacatgcatcacatgtatgcaacacacacacagtaaagctgACCCACATGTGTTGTATAGGCTGGCATGAATAGActgttcagtgggactgatGTGTAGACTGATAGAGATA is a genomic window containing:
- the LOC134325428 gene encoding adenosine receptor A2b-like, encoding MVTTMNSCLVVNQNDTTQPIIAPSMKFLLVPYIAVEVIISILSMSGNLLVCVAVGCNKKLQTVTNYFLVSLAVADLFVGALAIPFAIITDLGLPHHNLYLCIAIVYMLIMFTQSSIFSLLAVAVERYVAILLPFHYHILLKPRNGKLVILLIWVLSCVLSSVPLQGWQIWWGRTDQIGYCFFFCVVDISYLVYFSFFACMVIPLLAMFIIYIHIFITVRGHVRRITAVSAALEVQTGQDAGMRKEAKKASSIFLLVFVFAFCWMPIHVINCVQLFCPHYTVPVSLILSAIILSHMNSAINPLLYAYRMKSFRLAFKTIFLCCRVSPPLSDTTDTKGT